A genomic segment from Bradyrhizobium diazoefficiens USDA 110 encodes:
- a CDS encoding TAXI family TRAP transporter solute-binding subunit, with amino-acid sequence MRFAIILLAAALLLSPAAAQTGGTAIPTTTLSLGTATPGGGFPLYGNAFAEVMNAADPQITIAPRNTKGSNENIPLLEKGELDLALVAGEPAYEAFAGIGRAKVRLKILTAIYSNPGMFVVRADSPYKTIRDLVGQPVAFGAKGSGLPILARYVLDGLGLRQDEDFKAVYLDRAGDGPAMVEDGRVAALWGAGIGWPGFAAVASSASGARFIAPSEEEVTRIRAKHSFLKPMIVPAGSYPKQAEPIASLGSWSFVLTREDLPDDVAYRLAKTLHGVEATFCKKLAQACETTAANTVAAAPKPELIHPGVMKYFREIGVVK; translated from the coding sequence ATGAGATTCGCGATCATCCTTCTCGCCGCGGCGCTGCTCTTAAGCCCCGCTGCTGCTCAAACCGGAGGCACGGCCATTCCGACCACGACACTCAGCCTCGGCACCGCAACGCCCGGCGGCGGCTTCCCGCTCTACGGCAACGCCTTTGCGGAGGTGATGAACGCGGCCGATCCGCAAATCACCATCGCACCCCGCAACACCAAGGGCAGCAACGAGAACATTCCGCTGTTGGAGAAGGGCGAGCTCGATCTCGCCTTGGTCGCGGGCGAGCCGGCCTACGAGGCCTTCGCCGGCATCGGCCGTGCGAAGGTGCGGCTGAAGATTCTCACCGCGATCTATTCCAACCCCGGCATGTTCGTGGTGCGGGCCGACAGCCCCTACAAGACCATTCGCGATCTCGTTGGCCAGCCTGTTGCGTTCGGCGCCAAGGGCTCGGGCCTGCCGATCCTCGCGCGCTACGTGCTCGATGGCCTCGGGCTGAGGCAGGACGAGGATTTCAAGGCCGTCTATCTCGACCGCGCCGGCGACGGCCCCGCGATGGTCGAGGACGGACGCGTCGCCGCGCTGTGGGGCGCCGGCATCGGCTGGCCCGGCTTTGCCGCGGTGGCATCGAGCGCATCAGGCGCGCGCTTCATCGCGCCCAGCGAGGAAGAGGTCACGCGCATCCGCGCCAAGCATTCGTTCCTGAAGCCGATGATCGTGCCCGCCGGCAGCTACCCGAAGCAGGCCGAGCCGATCGCCTCGCTCGGTTCGTGGAGTTTTGTCCTCACGCGCGAGGATCTGCCGGACGATGTCGCCTACCGGCTGGCGAAGACGCTGCATGGCGTGGAGGCGACGTTCTGCAAGAAGCTCGCGCAGGCCTGCGAGACGACCGCGGCGAACACCGTCGCGGCCGCGCCGAAGCCGGAGCTGATTCATCCGGGCGTGATGAAGTACTTTCGCGAGATCGGGGTGGTGAAATGA
- a CDS encoding ABC transporter substrate-binding protein, with translation MNPARFGLPVAAGFAATFLAAALLPGAAMAQVSDNVVKIGVLTDMNGPASAPTGQGSVTAAQMAIDDFGGTVLGKPISIVIGDHQLKADIGGAIARRWYDVDQVDLIVDVPVSAVGLAVQNIANEKKRLFITHSTGTADFHGKFCSPYAIQWVFDTRALAVGTADAVVKRGGDSWFFITDDYAFGHSLERDASSVVTANGGKVLGSVKPPLATPDLSSFVLQAQASKAKIIGIAAGPPNNMNEIKTGSEFGVFKGGQQMAALLALITDIHGLGLQAAQGLLLTTSFYWDMDDKTREWSKRYFAKMNKMPSMWQAGVYSSVMHYLNAVKETGTDDPLKVAAKMREKPIEDFFARNGKLREDNLMVHDLWLVQVKTPEESKYPWDYYKILTTISGDKAFGPPDPACAMVKK, from the coding sequence GTGAATCCAGCAAGATTTGGACTGCCGGTCGCGGCCGGCTTTGCAGCGACGTTCTTGGCGGCAGCCCTGCTGCCGGGCGCCGCAATGGCGCAGGTTTCCGACAACGTCGTCAAGATCGGCGTGCTCACCGACATGAACGGTCCCGCTTCCGCGCCGACCGGCCAGGGCTCGGTGACGGCGGCGCAGATGGCGATCGACGATTTCGGCGGCACCGTGCTCGGCAAGCCGATCAGCATCGTGATCGGCGACCACCAGCTCAAGGCCGATATCGGCGGCGCCATCGCGCGGCGCTGGTACGACGTCGACCAGGTCGATCTGATCGTCGACGTGCCGGTCTCGGCGGTCGGGCTCGCGGTGCAGAACATCGCCAACGAGAAGAAGCGGCTGTTCATCACCCACTCCACCGGCACCGCCGATTTCCACGGCAAGTTCTGCTCTCCTTACGCGATCCAGTGGGTGTTCGACACCCGCGCGCTCGCGGTCGGCACCGCGGATGCCGTGGTCAAGCGCGGCGGCGACAGCTGGTTCTTCATCACCGACGACTACGCCTTCGGCCATTCGCTGGAGCGCGATGCCTCCAGCGTCGTCACCGCCAATGGCGGCAAGGTGCTGGGCTCGGTGAAGCCGCCGCTGGCAACGCCCGACCTCTCATCGTTCGTGCTGCAGGCGCAGGCCTCCAAGGCCAAGATCATCGGCATTGCGGCAGGCCCCCCGAACAACATGAACGAGATCAAGACTGGCTCGGAGTTCGGCGTGTTCAAGGGCGGCCAGCAGATGGCGGCGCTGCTGGCGCTGATCACCGACATCCACGGCCTCGGCCTGCAGGCGGCGCAAGGCCTGTTGCTGACCACCTCGTTCTACTGGGACATGGACGACAAGACGCGCGAATGGTCGAAGCGCTATTTCGCCAAGATGAACAAGATGCCGTCGATGTGGCAGGCCGGCGTCTATTCGAGCGTGATGCACTATCTCAACGCCGTCAAGGAGACCGGCACCGATGATCCGCTCAAGGTCGCCGCGAAGATGCGGGAAAAGCCGATCGAGGATTTCTTCGCCCGCAACGGCAAGCTGCGCGAGGACAATCTGATGGTGCACGACCTCTGGCTGGTGCAGGTGAAGACGCCGGAGGAAAGCAAATACCCGTGGGACTATTACAAGATCCTCACGACCATCTCGGGCGACAAGGCGTTCGGGCCGCCGGACCCGGCGTGTGCGATGGTGAAGAAGTGA
- a CDS encoding substrate-binding domain-containing protein, giving the protein MAFRRLSVALALLCGLTADIGASFAEDRAIVLASTTATQDSGLLDHLLPIFRDKTGIDVRVIAQRADEVLNEARKGDADVVLMHARPQEEKFVAEGFAVKRFDVMYNDYVLIGPKSDPAGVKGKDIATALKAIEAKGAPFVTRGDRSGTHAAELALWIVAGIDIAAAKGAWYREAKEGMGAALEAARVANAYVLSDRGSWIAFKERGDLDIIVEGDKRLLNQYGVMLVNPEKFPSVKKELGQTFIDWLISPDGQAAIAGYRVDGQQLFFPNADKSAG; this is encoded by the coding sequence ATGGCCTTTCGCCGCCTGTCCGTTGCACTCGCGCTTCTCTGCGGCCTGACCGCGGACATCGGAGCGTCGTTCGCGGAGGACCGCGCCATCGTCCTGGCCTCCACCACAGCGACGCAGGATTCGGGCCTGCTCGATCATCTGCTGCCGATTTTCCGTGACAAGACCGGCATCGACGTGAGGGTGATCGCGCAGCGCGCCGACGAGGTGCTCAACGAGGCGCGCAAGGGCGATGCGGACGTCGTGCTGATGCATGCGCGGCCACAGGAGGAAAAGTTCGTCGCCGAAGGTTTTGCCGTGAAGCGCTTCGACGTGATGTACAACGACTACGTGCTGATCGGGCCGAAGAGCGATCCTGCCGGCGTGAAGGGCAAGGACATCGCGACCGCGCTCAAGGCGATCGAGGCCAAGGGCGCGCCGTTCGTGACGCGCGGCGATCGATCCGGCACCCACGCCGCGGAGCTCGCGCTCTGGATCGTCGCCGGCATCGACATCGCCGCTGCCAAAGGCGCCTGGTACCGCGAGGCCAAGGAGGGCATGGGCGCGGCGCTCGAAGCTGCGCGTGTCGCAAATGCCTATGTGCTGTCGGACCGCGGCAGCTGGATCGCCTTCAAGGAGCGCGGCGATCTCGACATCATCGTCGAGGGCGACAAGCGGCTGCTCAACCAGTACGGCGTGATGTTGGTCAACCCCGAGAAGTTTCCGAGCGTGAAGAAGGAGCTGGGGCAGACCTTCATCGACTGGCTGATCTCGCCGGACGGGCAGGCGGCGATCGCCGGCTACAGGGTCGACGGGCAGCAGCTGTTCTTTCCGAATGCGGACAAGTCGGCCGGCTGA
- a CDS encoding molybdopterin-binding protein, whose amino-acid sequence MTQRLPPSLTPLDTALAALLRDVEPITPVALPLTEAIGCIAADAPLLAAYPPHDIAGMDGWALRANDLVGASAYSPSPLATAPAWVDAGDAMPAGCDCVLDADAVEMSGPLAQVLAEGVPGQGVRRAGSDIAVRTLAGTEGYPVGPAALMLAGVAAVDRLSVRRPRLRIVNVPDTTTTAHMIAGIARVAGLDVRAFEAAARDGASIADALDASSCDLLLIVGGSGVGRRDAAVAALARRGDVIAHGIALQPGRTAAVGRLEKVPVVALPGSPDHALAAWLALVLPLVDRLSARQLRRHVTRPLARKIASSVGIAEIALLAEDHHAWMPLAVGEWPFQAIARADAWLIIPASHEGFAAGACVDAYLMRE is encoded by the coding sequence ATGACCCAGCGCCTGCCGCCATCGCTGACGCCGCTCGACACCGCGCTTGCCGCGTTGCTGCGAGACGTTGAACCGATCACACCTGTTGCGTTGCCGCTGACTGAAGCGATCGGCTGTATCGCGGCGGACGCTCCGCTGCTTGCGGCCTATCCGCCGCACGACATTGCCGGCATGGACGGGTGGGCGTTGCGCGCCAATGATCTCGTCGGTGCGTCCGCCTATTCGCCGTCGCCGCTGGCGACGGCGCCGGCCTGGGTCGATGCCGGCGACGCGATGCCGGCGGGATGCGACTGTGTGCTCGATGCCGACGCCGTCGAGATGTCTGGACCGCTCGCGCAGGTGCTGGCGGAGGGCGTGCCGGGGCAGGGTGTCCGCCGCGCCGGAAGCGACATCGCCGTTCGCACGCTTGCCGGCACAGAAGGATATCCGGTCGGTCCGGCCGCGCTGATGCTCGCCGGCGTCGCGGCGGTGGACAGGCTGAGCGTGCGGCGGCCGCGGCTGCGCATCGTCAATGTGCCTGATACGACGACGACGGCGCATATGATTGCCGGGATCGCGCGCGTCGCGGGACTGGATGTGAGGGCGTTCGAGGCCGCCGCGCGCGATGGCGCATCGATTGCAGATGCGCTCGATGCTTCCTCCTGCGACCTGCTGCTGATTGTCGGCGGCAGCGGCGTCGGCCGCCGCGATGCCGCTGTCGCGGCGCTGGCCCGGCGCGGTGACGTGATCGCCCATGGCATTGCACTTCAGCCCGGCCGCACCGCCGCGGTCGGGCGGCTCGAAAAAGTTCCCGTCGTTGCCTTGCCCGGCTCGCCGGATCATGCGCTCGCAGCCTGGCTCGCGCTCGTGCTTCCGCTCGTCGATCGTTTGTCGGCACGGCAGCTGCGCCGGCACGTGACACGGCCGCTCGCGCGCAAGATCGCGTCCAGTGTCGGCATTGCCGAAATCGCACTGCTGGCCGAGGACCATCATGCCTGGATGCCGCTTGCGGTGGGGGAGTGGCCGTTCCAGGCCATTGCCCGTGCGGATGCATGGCTGATCATACCCGCCAGCCACGAGGGATTTGCAGCGGGCGCATGCGTCGATGCCTATCTGATGCGGGAGTGA
- a CDS encoding molybdopterin biosynthesis protein, translated as MTMIPQSQDRSALEQEQFLKILSREEAMARFEAALFPRAIPSETRKLADTLGTALAEDVTAPIDVPPFDRSNVDGFAVRSADLAAAGEGAPVRLALNGETIHCGTAPRMQVATGTATPIATGGPLPRGADAVVMVEHTQPAGPDAVDVRRAASPGQFVSYAGSDIARGEALLRAGTLVGSREIGMLAACGIAEVAVARKPRVAVISTGDELVQPGEVLAPAEIHDTNGAIVAAAIDENGGEAIFLGAIPDDEAKLESAMRRALADADMLVLSGGTSKGAGDLSHRIISRLGQPGVVAHGVALKPGKPLCLAVCDGKPVVILPGFPTSAMFTFHDMIVPVLRRMAGLPPRSDAKVSATVPVRIASELGRTEFVMVSLVEGRGGLIAYPSGKGSGAITSFAQADGFLRIDALADQMPAGTEAEVTLFTPHVRVPDLVIVGSHCTGLDLVTAQLAHAGLTVRSIAVGSLGGLAAAKRGECDLAPIHLFDDRSETYNTPYLVEGLELVPGWRRMQGIVFRKGDKRFEGLSAKDAVAAALTDPACIMVNRNQGAGTRILIDRLLGGARPEGYWNQPRSHNAVAAAVAQQRADWGMTIAPVAHAVGLGFIPLAEEHYDFALVTARKQRPAVQAFLDALGSGEARTALERAGFRPA; from the coding sequence ATGACGATGATCCCGCAATCGCAAGACCGCAGCGCGCTCGAACAGGAGCAGTTCCTCAAGATCCTCTCGCGTGAGGAGGCGATGGCTCGTTTCGAGGCGGCGCTGTTTCCCCGCGCGATTCCGAGCGAAACGCGCAAGCTTGCCGATACGCTCGGCACGGCGCTCGCCGAAGACGTCACCGCCCCGATCGACGTCCCGCCGTTCGACCGTTCCAATGTCGACGGCTTTGCCGTCCGCTCGGCGGACCTCGCCGCGGCCGGCGAAGGTGCGCCTGTCCGCCTTGCGTTGAACGGCGAGACCATCCACTGCGGCACCGCGCCGAGGATGCAAGTTGCCACAGGCACCGCAACGCCGATCGCCACCGGCGGCCCGCTGCCGCGCGGCGCCGACGCTGTCGTCATGGTCGAGCACACCCAGCCTGCCGGCCCGGATGCGGTCGATGTCCGCCGTGCCGCGTCTCCCGGGCAGTTCGTCTCCTATGCGGGCTCCGACATCGCACGCGGCGAAGCGCTGCTGCGCGCCGGCACGCTCGTCGGCTCACGCGAGATCGGGATGCTGGCGGCCTGCGGCATTGCCGAGGTGGCCGTCGCGCGCAAGCCGCGGGTCGCCGTGATCTCGACCGGCGACGAACTGGTTCAGCCCGGCGAGGTGCTTGCGCCCGCGGAGATCCACGACACCAACGGCGCGATCGTCGCGGCCGCGATCGACGAGAATGGCGGCGAGGCAATCTTCCTCGGTGCCATTCCCGACGACGAAGCGAAGCTCGAATCCGCCATGCGCCGCGCGCTGGCGGACGCCGACATGCTGGTGCTCTCCGGCGGCACGTCGAAAGGCGCGGGCGACCTGTCCCACCGCATCATCAGCCGGCTCGGCCAGCCCGGCGTCGTCGCGCATGGCGTGGCGCTCAAGCCCGGCAAGCCGCTGTGCCTCGCGGTCTGCGACGGCAAGCCGGTCGTGATCCTGCCGGGCTTTCCGACCTCGGCGATGTTCACCTTCCACGACATGATCGTGCCGGTGCTGCGCAGGATGGCCGGCCTGCCGCCGCGCTCCGATGCCAAGGTCAGCGCGACCGTGCCGGTGCGCATTGCCTCCGAGCTCGGCCGCACCGAATTCGTCATGGTCTCGCTGGTCGAGGGCAGGGGCGGCTTGATCGCCTATCCCTCCGGCAAGGGCTCCGGTGCGATCACCTCCTTCGCGCAGGCCGACGGCTTCCTGCGCATCGATGCGCTCGCCGATCAGATGCCCGCGGGGACCGAGGCCGAGGTGACGCTGTTCACGCCGCATGTGCGCGTGCCGGATCTCGTCATCGTCGGCAGCCATTGCACCGGCCTCGACCTCGTCACCGCACAGCTCGCGCATGCGGGCCTCACAGTGCGCTCGATCGCGGTCGGCAGCCTCGGCGGGCTTGCGGCAGCCAAAAGGGGCGAGTGCGATCTCGCGCCGATCCATCTGTTCGACGACAGAAGCGAGACCTACAACACGCCTTATTTGGTCGAAGGGCTCGAGCTCGTGCCGGGCTGGCGGCGGATGCAGGGCATCGTGTTCCGCAAGGGCGACAAGCGCTTCGAGGGCCTCAGCGCAAAGGACGCCGTTGCCGCCGCGCTCACGGATCCCGCCTGCATCATGGTCAACCGCAACCAGGGCGCCGGCACGCGTATCCTGATCGACCGGCTGCTCGGCGGTGCGCGCCCCGAAGGCTATTGGAACCAGCCGCGCTCGCACAACGCCGTTGCCGCCGCCGTCGCGCAGCAACGCGCCGACTGGGGCATGACCATTGCGCCGGTCGCCCATGCGGTCGGTCTCGGTTTCATTCCGCTCGCGGAAGAGCATTATGACTTTGCGTTGGTGACGGCGCGCAAGCAGCGTCCGGCGGTACAGGCCTTTCTCGACGCACTTGGCTCGGGCGAGGCACGTACGGCACTGGAGCGAGCGGGCTTCCGGCCGGCGTAG
- a CDS encoding FAD-dependent monooxygenase — MARPLSVAIVGAGMGGLATAAALRRVGINVMVYEQASQFARIGAGIQIGCNAMKVLRALGLEARMREARPRHPAPRAARPRRCPRPYWR, encoded by the coding sequence ATGGCAAGGCCGCTTTCGGTCGCGATCGTCGGTGCCGGCATGGGCGGGCTTGCGACCGCCGCGGCGCTCCGGCGCGTCGGCATCAATGTGATGGTCTACGAGCAGGCCTCCCAATTCGCCCGCATCGGCGCCGGCATCCAGATCGGCTGCAATGCCATGAAGGTGTTGCGCGCGCTGGGGCTGGAGGCGCGGATGCGCGAGGCTAGGCCGCGTCATCCAGCGCCGCGAGCCGCTCGGCCTCGGCGATGTCCTCGACCGTATTGGCGTTGA
- the mobA gene encoding molybdenum cofactor guanylyltransferase MobA: MKVVTTETPLTQGVLLAGGLARRMGGGDKPMRTIGGRTILERVIARLSPQCSGLILNANGDPARFAAFGLQVVADDVPGFPGPLAGILAALDWTAANRPGIEWVLSAAGDCPFLPRDLVARLHEARERESAQLAVAASGDQTHPVIGLWRVALRDELRHALVVEDLRKIDRWTARYPLATVTWPVEPLDPFFNANTVEDIAEAERLAALDDAA; this comes from the coding sequence GTGAAGGTGGTGACGACTGAAACTCCGCTGACGCAAGGCGTGCTGCTCGCCGGCGGCCTCGCGCGACGCATGGGCGGCGGCGACAAGCCGATGCGCACCATCGGCGGACGCACCATCCTGGAGCGCGTGATCGCACGTCTTTCGCCCCAGTGCAGCGGACTGATCCTCAATGCGAACGGCGATCCCGCGCGCTTCGCCGCATTCGGCCTGCAGGTGGTCGCCGACGACGTACCCGGCTTTCCCGGCCCGCTCGCCGGCATTCTCGCCGCGCTCGACTGGACCGCGGCGAACCGGCCGGGGATCGAATGGGTGCTCAGTGCCGCCGGCGACTGCCCGTTCCTGCCGCGCGATCTCGTCGCGCGCCTGCATGAAGCCCGTGAGCGGGAGAGCGCGCAGCTCGCGGTCGCCGCATCGGGCGACCAGACGCATCCGGTGATCGGGCTGTGGCGCGTTGCCTTGCGCGACGAATTGCGCCACGCCCTCGTCGTCGAGGACCTGCGCAAGATCGACCGCTGGACCGCACGCTATCCGCTCGCGACGGTGACGTGGCCGGTCGAGCCGCTCGATCCGTTCTTCAACGCCAATACGGTCGAGGACATCGCCGAGGCCGAGCGGCTCGCGGCGCTGGATGACGCGGCCTAG
- the fdhD gene encoding formate dehydrogenase accessory sulfurtransferase FdhD encodes MMKIDKAPVPLIVPNPDDPRLTQSVTGTDQTGARVEIKVPMERPLTLYLNSQEIVTMMTIGDYPEYLALGYLLNQNMLKYNDAVTEVEYDDDLQVVVVRTSHHTNFEAKLKKRTQTSGCAQGTAFGDLLEAVESVALPKAELRTSWLYQMTQTINTMPSLYLEAGAIHGCVLCKEGEPLCYTEDVGRHNAVDKIAGWMYRHGVDAGDKILYTTGRLTSEMVIKTVRMGIPILVSRSGFTAWGVDLARQVGLTLVGRTRGKRFIALAGEERIVYDQNLAYVEEESAKHKRKGEGGDD; translated from the coding sequence ATGATGAAGATCGACAAAGCCCCGGTGCCCCTGATCGTCCCCAACCCGGATGACCCGCGCCTGACCCAGAGCGTGACCGGGACCGACCAGACCGGCGCCAGAGTCGAGATCAAGGTGCCGATGGAGCGGCCGCTGACGCTCTACCTGAATTCCCAGGAGATCGTCACCATGATGACGATCGGCGACTATCCGGAATATCTGGCGCTGGGCTATCTGCTCAACCAGAACATGCTGAAATATAATGACGCGGTGACCGAGGTCGAATACGACGACGACCTCCAGGTCGTGGTCGTGCGCACCTCGCATCACACCAATTTCGAGGCCAAGCTGAAGAAGCGCACACAGACCTCGGGTTGCGCGCAGGGCACCGCCTTCGGCGATCTGCTGGAAGCGGTCGAGAGCGTCGCACTGCCGAAGGCGGAGCTGCGCACCTCCTGGCTCTACCAGATGACGCAGACCATCAACACCATGCCCTCGCTGTATCTGGAGGCCGGTGCGATCCATGGCTGCGTGCTGTGCAAGGAGGGCGAGCCGCTCTGCTACACTGAGGACGTCGGCCGCCACAACGCCGTGGACAAGATCGCGGGCTGGATGTACCGCCACGGCGTCGATGCCGGCGACAAGATCCTCTACACCACGGGACGTCTCACCTCGGAGATGGTGATCAAGACGGTACGCATGGGCATTCCGATCCTGGTGTCGCGCTCCGGCTTCACCGCGTGGGGCGTCGATCTCGCAAGACAGGTGGGCCTGACGCTGGTCGGCCGCACCCGCGGCAAGCGCTTCATCGCGCTCGCGGGCGAGGAACGGATCGTCTACGACCAGAACCTTGCTTACGTCGAAGAGGAGTCAGCCAAGCACAAGCGCAAGGGTGAAGGTGGTGACGACTGA
- the mobB gene encoding molybdopterin-guanine dinucleotide biosynthesis protein B, which yields MKVIGLAGWSGAGKTTLLTRLIPYFSAQGLRVSVIKHAHHQFDVDVPGKDSWRHREAGAAEVLVASSNRWALMHELRGAAEPRLPELLSKLSAVDLVVVEGFKREPHRKIEVHRAGNGKPLLFPDDPGIAGIATDAPIDTRLPTVHLDDIPAAASLLLRVAMPVEEAVAKSAAMR from the coding sequence ATGAAAGTCATCGGCCTTGCGGGCTGGAGCGGTGCGGGCAAGACCACGCTGTTGACGCGGCTGATCCCGTATTTCAGCGCGCAAGGCCTGCGCGTCTCCGTCATCAAGCATGCGCATCACCAGTTCGACGTCGACGTGCCCGGCAAGGATTCCTGGCGCCATCGCGAGGCGGGCGCGGCCGAGGTGCTGGTTGCCTCGTCAAATCGCTGGGCTCTGATGCACGAGTTGCGCGGCGCGGCGGAGCCGCGGCTGCCGGAACTCCTGAGCAAGCTTTCCGCGGTCGATCTCGTCGTGGTCGAGGGTTTCAAGCGCGAGCCGCACCGCAAGATCGAAGTCCATCGTGCCGGCAACGGCAAACCGTTGCTGTTTCCCGACGATCCCGGAATTGCCGGGATCGCGACCGACGCCCCGATTGACACCCGGCTGCCGACCGTCCATCTCGACGATATCCCGGCCGCGGCGTCGCTGCTGTTGCGTGTGGCGATGCCGGTCGAGGAAGCGGTCGCGAAAAGCGCTGCTATGCGCTGA
- the glp gene encoding molybdopterin molybdotransferase MoeA has protein sequence MAQLSDDCFAFGGPMMSVDEAVGLITTRVNAIADLETVALVDADGRVLARDIAAPLPLPPFTNSAVDGYAVRDADLPDSAERAFPLDGRIQAGGLVQAPIRPGHTARIFTGAPMPPDAGTVFMQEDVRIDDAARIVLPPGLKPGANVRPAGEDIPQGHVALRAGQRLRPQHVALAAAFGLTRIDVVRRIRVAVFSTGDELASPGEPRAASQLFDSNRFMLMAMLRRLGCEVSDLGILRDERTSLANGLKQVAGSHDLILTTGGVSTGEEDHVKAAVESIGSLVLWRMAIKPGRPVAMGIIGGTPLIGLPGNPVASFVTFVHVVRPTVLALMGGLPEPLLPIPVRAAFTYKKKIGRREYIRVSLRRGQDGALEAIKFPREGAGLLSSLVETDGLVELGEDITRVEPGQSVGFLSYADLL, from the coding sequence ATGGCGCAACTGTCTGACGATTGCTTTGCCTTTGGCGGACCGATGATGTCGGTCGACGAGGCCGTTGGCCTGATCACGACGCGCGTCAACGCGATTGCCGATCTCGAAACCGTGGCGCTGGTCGATGCGGACGGGCGCGTGCTGGCCCGAGACATCGCCGCGCCCCTGCCGCTGCCACCCTTCACCAACTCCGCCGTCGACGGCTATGCCGTGCGCGACGCCGATCTTCCGGACAGCGCGGAACGGGCGTTTCCGCTCGATGGCCGCATCCAGGCCGGCGGCCTTGTTCAAGCGCCGATCAGGCCCGGCCACACCGCGCGCATCTTCACGGGTGCGCCGATGCCGCCGGATGCCGGGACCGTCTTCATGCAGGAGGATGTCCGCATCGATGACGCCGCCAGGATCGTGCTGCCGCCGGGGCTGAAGCCGGGCGCAAACGTCCGGCCCGCGGGCGAGGACATCCCTCAAGGGCACGTCGCGCTGCGCGCCGGCCAGCGGCTGCGGCCACAGCATGTCGCGCTCGCCGCGGCGTTCGGCCTGACGCGGATCGACGTCGTCAGGCGCATCCGCGTTGCGGTGTTCTCGACCGGCGACGAGCTGGCGTCGCCGGGCGAGCCGCGCGCCGCCTCGCAGCTGTTCGACTCCAACCGCTTCATGCTGATGGCGATGCTGCGCCGGCTCGGCTGCGAGGTCAGCGATCTCGGCATCCTGCGTGACGAGCGGACTTCCCTCGCGAATGGCTTGAAGCAGGTTGCAGGCAGCCACGACCTGATCCTCACCACCGGCGGCGTCTCGACCGGCGAGGAGGACCACGTCAAGGCAGCGGTCGAGAGCATCGGCTCGCTGGTGCTGTGGCGGATGGCGATCAAGCCCGGCCGGCCCGTGGCAATGGGCATCATCGGCGGCACCCCGCTGATCGGCCTGCCCGGCAATCCCGTCGCGAGTTTCGTCACCTTCGTCCATGTGGTGCGGCCGACGGTGCTGGCGCTGATGGGTGGTTTGCCGGAGCCGCTGTTGCCGATCCCGGTGCGTGCGGCGTTCACCTACAAGAAGAAGATCGGCCGCCGCGAATATATTCGTGTCTCGTTGCGGAGGGGACAGGATGGCGCGCTGGAGGCCATCAAGTTCCCGCGCGAAGGCGCCGGGCTGTTGTCGTCGCTGGTCGAGACCGACGGCCTCGTCGAGCTCGGCGAGGACATCACGCGTGTCGAGCCAGGGCAGAGCGTGGGGTTCCTGTCCTATGCCGATCTGCTCTGA
- a CDS encoding sulfurtransferase TusA family protein — protein MTRTTLDLTGLKCPLPALKTRKALKPLQPGDQLEVYCTDPLSVIDIPNLIRETGDTVEITERNDARIVFLIEKANGPIGNTNGALRS, from the coding sequence ATGACCAGAACCACGCTCGATCTCACCGGGCTGAAATGCCCGCTGCCCGCCCTGAAGACACGCAAGGCGCTCAAACCGTTACAGCCGGGCGATCAGCTCGAGGTGTACTGCACCGATCCGCTGTCGGTGATCGACATTCCGAATCTGATTCGCGAGACCGGCGACACGGTGGAGATCACCGAGCGCAACGACGCGCGCATCGTGTTCTTGATAGAAAAGGCAAATGGTCCGATAGGCAACACCAATGGTGCGCTGCGTTCCTGA